A genomic window from Motacilla alba alba isolate MOTALB_02 chromosome 2, Motacilla_alba_V1.0_pri, whole genome shotgun sequence includes:
- the ASXL3 gene encoding putative Polycomb group protein ASXL3 isoform X6 yields the protein MGSDGVLRLSSSALNNEFFAYAAQGWKQRLAEGEFTPEMQLRIRQEIEKEKKTEPWKEKFFERFYGEKLGMSRGESKKLTAVQSNDEDESNSLCRSSGTPGPSKQATFEDQEEKGAKVQPLPERDYSPSHCSMEQVPVKDLTADSEDILIPEESVIQEEIAEEVETSICECQEENHKPEHEFSEESVSPAGTNEETEAVQLADSTESCVMMNDVTDTVSRIEIKVELKSECPQEEMSVVIDQLEDCISPARSASSANSVSGTAEKDSESVKELIVPEMQSAALEGSLFTGGGIAVDMELHSDPEEQLSENACVSETSFSSGSPEVCVASPGGDTQSTSEEPCTPASLETACSSEVSSSENTEGDIQQKASDENLNTPLMSEISPMSTSPVTSEASLMSNLPLTSEASPASNLPLTSETSPMSDLPLTSETSSVSSVLLTSETFVTNSLPLPSEISPVSNSPSSERLTLQQRKSPCLLEDSLPTLKEENSVIPKAVQEENLVQPKQLQSAPENMKVGPLTIIPDTSVLEESQSKNLSHQPCKTHSEIEKSYISSIPEHTPPEVIKNKNHSVQQRGDKKGTLLPSEVSVLSEGSLGKNIELLPSKPHDKLYTSCLEKATFSEVCRSKSHKLTGSSQSRLESSHSSKSLEPTKSPEARNESRDPEIPKRKTAEQHGFGICKEKRARIDDDLPNRSASSTSPSDKEQPPREEPRVPPLKIQLSKIGPPFIIKSQPVSKPEPRVSPSTSVSSGRNTGARTLADIKARAQQARAQREAAAAAAVAAAASIVSGAMGTPCEGGKTRTLAHIKEQTKAKLFAKHQARAHLLQTNKESKSQFSSKESSTSSLEIPTTTDTKIEGSTGVIIVNPNCRSPSNKSSHHRETTTLLQQSLNTATLPETATEISVHSSDENIPVPQLCEKIISSTSTESNSVPVLYNKSSVSVCVCSTAMSGAIKELSFASSVDKSSVLMSVDSANTAISACNINMLKTIQGADTPCITVGPKCIDNSNVPVSIDNTVLPNAIDDKRLPVPSSNVKNVVSGHYATVPASSIASNLPNHLSGSSVLIPPVGTTNRFPSDKIAITRCSEQSTVSIHTTVRSALSCSEALAAADSVPRPPISMFTGNMVTISSYDNASKLNADLLEKSSGARNRMDLSGKSHPLSFTQTAMNRSIPCKVIVDHTTNQNSSLSLSSSIENAENSIDLQSRPVRTEAALQSIACPQVSVISRPEVVANENLEHSSSFIAITAKQDSKNLQAGCSSLREVPLAPQDKLIEVVTTSQGFAEQLRGPSALKNEANAACANQYNTNNRICWRDEEAMNTDQPVVSHLTSGKHKEYAEQNCLKNVKSEPSSYTQMSELQSRSLLTSIAVPVKLETNETDKCFRMDTEDFTGPEMPAQTAEIATSVQPPQTSKTSITDSMEDSLSLSTETLKRVTSAGGSSCRLSSVEANNPLVTQLLQGNLPLEKVLPQPRSGAKLEINRLPLPLQTTSVCKTVVAERNIVEHASNSPNPDGKGFTAGSIAPLQIRKRENHPKKRMARTIGEHAQIKCEPGKVSMDTDVKVAPCVISSSMNQLGHGQPFKQEWLNKHAIQSRIAHSPEIKQQKRPLPSCSFQQSLFHIDKNGSFHAEASTSHRQHFYQMSMAARGPIPTAALLQTTSKGPPGCNSFAFSRHLEQKGLGDVNISTAAHQLRLGSVFSPNIQIKEGDDIASASQTLQNKTLVHPPAPPPPLPPPPPPHPNAEVPSDQKQPTVTMETTKRLSWPQPASICSNIKSEPISFEEGLSSSCELGMKQASYDQNEVKEQLKAFALKNADFSSYLLSEPQKPFTQLAAQKIQTQHPQQQQQQQLCGNYPTIHFGSTSFKRAASAIEKSIGILGSGSNTATGLSNQNAQIPVQKFADSSNADELELKCSCRLKAMIVCKGCGAFCHDDCIGPSKLCVACLVVR from the exons ATGGGGAGTGATGGAGTTTTGCGCCTCAGTAGCTCCGCTCTAAATAACGAGTTCTTCGCGTATGCAGCGCAAGGGTGGAAACAGCGACTGGCAGAAG GAGAATTTACACCAGAAATGCAGTTGCGCATCAGACAAGAGATcgaaaaggaaaagaaaacagaaccttggaaagaaaaattctttgaaaGGTTTTATGGTGAAAA gTTGGGAATGTCAAGAGGAGAATCAAAGAAGCtcactgcagtgcagagcaATGATGAAGATGAAAGCAATTCTTTGTGCAGATCTTCTGGCACACCTGGTCCTTCTAAGCAAGCAACCTTTGAGGATCAAGAGGAGAAAGGTGCTAAAGTTCAGCCTTTACCAGAGAGAGATTATAGTCCATCTCATTGTAGTATGGAGCAGGTTCCTGTCAAGGATCTAACAGCAGATTCTGAGGATATACTGATACCTGAAGAATCAGTCATTCAGGAGGAAATTGCTGAAGAGGTCGAGACAAGTATTTGTGAATGCCAGGAGGAGAACCATAAGCCAGAACATGAGTTTTCTGAGGAGTCTGTAAGTCCAGCTGGCACAAATGAGGAAACAGAGGCAGTACAGCTTGCAGACAGCACTGAGTCCTGTGTCATGATGAATGATGTGACTGATACTGTATCTCGCATTGAAATTAAAGTAGAGTTGAAGTCAGAATGCCCTCAGGAGGAGATGTCAGTTGTGATAGATCAGCTGGAGGATTGCATATCACCAGCACGATCAGCTTCATCCGCAAACTCTGTCAGCGGTACAGCTGAGAAGGATTCTGAGTCTGTAAAAGAGCTAATTGTGCCAGAAATGCAAAGTGCTGCTCTGGAAGGCTCCTTGTTCACTGGTGGAGGCATTGCAGTGGATATGGAGCTTCATAGCGACCCTGAGGAGCAGTTGTCTGAGAATGCTTGTGTTTCTGaaacttccttttcctctggaagTCCAGAAGTTTGTGTGGCCTCTCCTGGAGGAGACACTCAGTCAACTTCAGAGGAACCCTGTACTCCAGCATCTCTTGAAACAGCTTGCTCATCTGAAGTGTCCAGTTCTGAAAATACTGAAGGTGATATTCAGCAAAAGGCCAGTGATGAAAACTTGAACACACCCTTAATGTCGGAAATCTCTCCGATGTCCACCTCACCTGTAACCTCAGAAGCATCTTTGATGTCAAATTTACCTTTAACATCAGAGGCATCACCAGCTTCTAATTTACCTTTAACATCAGAAACATCTCCAATGTCTGATTTGCCTTTAACATCAGAAACATCTTCAGTATCTTCTGTTCTTCTAACTTCTGAAACATTTGTGACAAATAGTTTGCCTCTTCCATCAGAGATATCTCCAGTTTCTAATTCCCCAAGCAGTGAAAGACTTACTCTGCAACAAAGGAAATCACCGTGTTTGTTGGAAGACTCCCTTCCCaccctgaaagaagaaaactctgTCATTCCTAAGGCGGTTCAAGAAGAGAATCTTGTTCAGCCAAAACAACTTCAGAGTGCCCCTGAAAATATGAAAGTTGGTCCACTAACAATTATACCTGATACTTCAGTATTGGAAGAGTCCCAAAGCAAAAACCTCAGTCATCAGCCATGTAAGACACATTCTGAAATTGAGAAATCCTACATCTCATCCATTCCAGAACACACTCCTCCAGAGgtcatcaaaaataaaaatcacagtgtTCAGCAAAGAGGTGACAAGAAAGGTACACTCTTGCCCTCAGAGGTGTCTGTCTTATCAGAAGGATCACTTGGCAAAAATATCGAATTGCTTCCATCAAAGCCACATGATAAACTATATACCTCATGTCTAGAGAAAGCTACATTCTCTGAAGTGTGCAGAAGCAAATCTCACAAGCTAACAGGCAGCTCCCAAAGTCGTCTAGAGAGTTCACATTCTTCCAAGTCTTTAGAACCCACAAAATCACCGGAAGCAAGAAATGAAAGTAGAGACCCAGAGAttccaaagaggaaaacagcagaacagCATGGTTTTGGAATCTGTAAAGAGAAGAGAGCTAGAATAGATGATGATCTGCCTAATCGTAGTGCTTCATCAACAAGTCCATCTGATAAAGAACAGCCACCCAGAGAGGAGCCCCGAGTTCCACCCTTAAAG attcagctttcaaaaattGGACCACCTTTTATTATCAAGAGCCAGCCTGTTTCTAAACCAGAACCTCGAGTTTCCCCAAGTACATCAGTCAGCAGTGGGAGAAACACTGGGGCTAGAACTCTGGCAGATATCAAAGCAAGAGCTCAGCAAGCAAGAGCCcaaagagaagctgcagctgcagcagccgtggcagcagctgccagcataGTCTCTGGTGCAATGGGGACCCCATGCGAAGGTGGAAAGACAAGAACGCTGGCACACATCAAGGAGCAAACAAAGGCCAAGCTATTTGCAAAGCATCAAGCCAGAGCTCATTTACTCCAGACTAATAAAGAATCAAAGTCACAGTTCAGCTCAAAGGAAAGTAGTACCTCATCTCTGGAGATACCAACGACTACTGACACAAAGATTGAAGGTTCTACTGGTGTCATTATAGTTAATCCGAACTGCAGGTCCCCTAGCAACAAGTCTTCTCATCACCGTGAGACCACCACTTTATTGCAGCAGTCCCTTAACACAGCTACATTACCAGAAACTGCTACTGAGATTTCTGTGCACAGTTCTGATGAAAATATACCTGTGCCACAATTGtgtgagaaaattatttcatctaCCTCTACTGAAAGTAACAGTGTGCCAGTGCTTTATAATAAAAGTTcagtctctgtgtgtgtttgcagcaCTGCTATGTCTGGAGCAATTAAAGAACTTTCTTTTGCAAGTTCTGTTGATAAATCCTCTGTGTTAATGTCTGTTGACAGCGCAAACACAGCAATTTCAGCCTGTAACATAAATATGCTGAAAACCATCCAAGGGGCTGATACTCCATGCATAACTGTTGGACCAAAATGTATTGATAACAGTAATGTACCGGTCTCCATAGACAACACAGTCTTACCAAACGCCATCGATGACAAAAGGTTGCCAGTACCCAGTAGCAATGTGAAAAACGTGGTCTCCGGTCATTATGCCACTGTGCCAGCTTCATCTATTGCAAGTAATTTGCCAAATCATCTCTCTGGTAGTTCTGTACTGATTCCCCCAGTGGGGACTACCAACAGATTCCCTTCTGATAAGATAGCCATAACCAGGTGTAGCGAGCAGAGCACTGTCTCCATCCACACTACCGTCAGGTCAGCTTTAAGTTGCAGTGAGGCCCTTGCAGCAGCAGATTCTGTTCCAAGGCCACCTATCTCAATGTTTACTGGTAACATGGTGACAATAAGCTCTTATGATAACGCTAGTAAATTGAATGCTGATCTCTTAGAAAAAAGCTCTGGAGCACGAAACCGGATGGATCTCTCTGGTAAATCTCATCCACTGAGCTTTACACAAACTGCCATGAATAGGTCTATACCTTGTAAAGTCATTGTTGACCACACTACGAACCAGAACTCCAGTCTGTCACTTTCTTCCTCTATTGAAAACGCAGAGAACAGCATTGACCTGCAGAGCAGACCTGTAAGGACAGAAGCTGCCTTACAAAGTATAGCTTGTCCTCAGGTGTCTGTCATAAGCAGGCCTGAAGTAGTTGCTAATGAAAATCTTGAGCACAGTTCCAGCTTTATTGCCATTACAGCAAAGCAAGACAGCAAAAACTTGCAGGCAGGTTGTTCAAGTCTTCGAGAAGTGCCTCTTGCTCCTCAAGATAAATTAATTGAGGTGGTTACTACCAGCCAAGGCTTTGCTGAGCAGCTAAGAGGTCcttcagcactgaaaaatgaagCCAATGCTGCCTGTGCCAATCAGTACAACACTAACAATAGAATTTGTTGGCGTGATGAGGAGGCAATGAATACAGACCAGCCAGTGGTCAGCCATCTTACCTCTGGTAAGCATAAGGAGTATGCAGAGCAAAACTGCTTGAAAAATGTCAAAAGCGAACCTTCCAGTTACACACAAATGTCAGAACTGCAATCCAGGAGTCTTTTGACAAGCATTGCTGTTCCTGTTAAACTGGAAACTAATGAGACTGACAAGTGCTTCAGGATGGACACCGAGGATTTTACAGGACCTGAAATGCCTGCCCAGACTGCAGAAATAGCCACGAGTGTGCAGCCACCACAGACCTCCAAGACATCCATCACGGACTCCATGGAAgactccctgtccctgtcaaCAGAAACCCTGAAGAGAGTTACGAGTGCCGGGGGCTCTAGCTGTCGCTTGTCGTCAGTGGAGGCCAACAATCCCTTAGTGACACAGTTACTGCAAGGCAATCTGCCTCTAGAAAAAGTGCTGCCGCAGCCCAGATCAGGAGCCAAACTGGAAATTAACAGGCTTCCCTTGCCTTTGCAAACTACCTCAGTATGTAAAACAGTAGTGGCTGAGAGAAATATTGTTGAACATGCTTCCAACTCTCCTAATCCAGATGGTAAAGGATTTACAGCAGGCAGCATAGCCCCGCTACAAATCAGAAAGCGTGAAAACCATCCGAAAAAGAGGATGGCCAGGACTATAGGGGAACATGCTCAAATTAAATGTGAGCCTGGGAAGGTGTCAATGGACACAGATGTTAAAGTGGCTCCTTGTGTAATTAGTTCGAGCATGAATCAGCTAGGGCACGGACAGCCATTTAAGCAGGAGTGGCTTAACAAACACGCCATTCAGAGCCGGATCGCTCACAGCCCAGAGATCAAGCAGCAGAAGAGACCATTGCCTTCATGCAGTTTCCAGCAGAGCTTATTTCACATTGATAAAAATGGCAGCTTTCATGCAGAAGCCAGTACCTCACATAGACAGCATTTTTACCAAATGTCCATGGCTGCAAGAGGCCCCATTCCTACAGCAGCTTTGTTGCAAACTACTTCAAAAGGCCCACCTGGCTGCAACTCATTTGCTTTTAGCAGACACCTGGAACAGAAGGGTTTGGGAGACGTGAATATTTCTACAGCAGCTCACCAGCTGAGGCTAGGAAGTGTGTTTTCCCCTAATATTCAAATTAAGGAAGGTGATGACATTGCCAGTGCCTCTCAAACTCTGCAGAATAAAACATTAGTgcatccccctgctccccctccgcccctgccacctcctccccctcctcaccCGAATGCAGAAGTCCCCTCTGATCAAAAACAACCGACAGTTACTATGGAAACCACTAAAAGACTTAGTTGGCCTCAGCCAGCAAGCATCTGTAGCAATATAAAATCTGAACCTATTTCTTTTGAGGAAGGTTTAAGCAGCAGCTGCGAACTGGGCATGAAACAAGCTTCCTATGATCAGAACGAAGTAAAAGAACAGTTAAAAGcgtttgcattaaaaaatgcagatttctcTTCCTATTTACTTTCTGAGCCACAGAAGCCTTTTACCCAACTTGCTGCTCAGAAAATACAGAcgcagcacccacagcagcagcagcagcagcagctctgtggaaattATCCAACAATACACTTTGGTAGCACAAGTTTCAAAAGGGCAGCATCTGCAATTGAGAAATCGATTGGGATTTTAGGAAGTGGTTCAAACACTGCCACAGGCCTGTCTAACCAGAACGCGCAGATCCCGGTTCAGAAATTTGCTGACAGCAGCAACGCCGATGAGCTGGAACTGAAATGCTCCTGCAGGCTGAAAGCCATGATTGTGTGCAAAGGCTGCGGAGCCTTCTGTCATGATGACTGCATAGGGCCTTCCAAACTGTGTGTAGCTTGTCTGGTGGTGCGGTAG